The sequence TTTGACTGTACTAAAGACAAAAAAAGACTGCAAGTCTTTTATTCAGTCAAACGTCGTTTTTGTTCGcgcttttaatattataagtacacatagtaatattaagttattattataaaatgttttataaatgcaattattttatttaaataaatgtaggtacgtAAAATCATTccattattttagtaaaaaacataaacttaTATGAGAACGTCTCACATACTTTACTCAGCtactattaggtcgggaaaaaagtattttcgcattatagtatgtatgaacttgtaataaaatcttttctctacacaaaaaagctcgatatttgggtacctcacgagctcactgaaagaaacctaatgaaccatgcactcatttgtgattcttgaagccaaagagattttattacaagttcatacatactataatgcgaaaagactttttccccgacctgatatttctattatatttcaGCCTCTTAgtaattgcaatatattttttaaattgctcCAATTTCATCTAAAAGCAACCGCTTTTcttgtaaattaattgttagtATACAATATCTATATAcaatatagatattaatatcccccacaagatggaccgacgacctggtaagggttgccggagtccgatggatgagggcggcccaggaccggtcctattggcgctcgatgggggaggcctttgtccagcagtggacgattcccggctgagatgatgatacAATATCTAATATTACGCTTTACTCTCGTGAGGGTACGTAGTAAAAAACCCATATTTTCTACAAAGTATTTTGTTTGCGTCAAGTTCATGAAAATTGTAATTACATTAGTTTGAAATAAGTCACGCCTTTGCCCAGTTAAGAGACACCAAAGTCTTTTTGACTTtagaaataagataaatattattatattaaatgcaCTTGTATTATACACATAGAGGcttgttatattaaataaatatattttaaaagtattgtaaatCCGAGCCATACAGTAATTCGTGAAATTAATATAAGATTAAAAGGaaattatatctatatattataaaataatgcatatttagaaataagtactttttaaagTCCTGATCTTGAGTCCTTGGTCAGGTCTTTCCATAATAGTATCCTTCTACGATATttggaatttttaatttatttactttatagaagttttttataacatacagtctaatgtattttatttggaaaatgcaaattaattcataagtgatcataaaataataaatagctatATATTTGTATGAGTAGTATAAATACTTATCTTATAAGTGTGAACgccactttatttttatgaatttttcaaCTATATTTTTGGGTATTTTGTGAACTTGACGAGTCTTGGTTTGGGACAATACAAGAGCCTTAAAACATTCAACACTATAACAATTTCAATTAATAGACCGTTAAAATGTCATGGCTTGAGTCGAGACAAAAAAGACTAAAAGACTTGAAAGTCTTTTTTGTTGGGGCAAAAAAGACTTTCAAGTCTTTTAGTTTTGAAACTATTAACATATTCTTTCTAGTAGCTttcttaaatacaaataaaatatcccCTATTTTTTATGGTTACGGCCGAATATCATGTTGTCTATGTGTCTTTGCCTTGTATAGTAGACACAGATATACTTTTGAGAatcatttaatttgaaaattgtttatacATTCTACAATATATTGattaaagtcaaaataataattatttataatgttacctcaaaatatttgaaaaataaacaatattttgtataccaaaataattataatgtgattttagaataaaaatgtacaataagtattgtttttaataaagtttgttgTGAAAATTCTTGATTTTTATTACTGCATGTAATTCTATGCAAATTTCGTTAGCCCACCAATGGAGAGTCAAAAATAAGTCTAATGCTGAGTTGCCTCTACTCCTAAAGCTGTTCTAGTCTTCTAGTTCATCACAAAAATCGTTTCAGAAGCTAAGCTATGAATAcgtaacatacaaaatatcgcATGTATGTTAGtcattatttatgaatgtatggATTACTCTCTACACATAGCCATAATTTGTCAAGTAAGACAATTACATCAGCGCAAGAAAACACGTGAATTGCAAGCTTAAGGGTACTGTTCCAATAAGAAGCTATAAACTATACTCGGGctatttcaaacgtgcgaactacgtcttgtcattatatcggagtctctcgctcactacacattgtcacattactgTGATCCTTTTGATTATGACATAGTATAGTTGATGACTGAGTCTCCGGTTTGATTCGCGGGTGGAGCAAATAACATACAATAGTATATGTTATGTATGCGCAGCCGAAGAGTAAccgcatagtgttatttgaactaagcgtctccgtgcttcaaagggcacgtaaaaagacggtTCCGGTGGTTGTcttttaagataacagtcattaattgatttcaaactaagtagagcttgtactatggtacccaagtaactgataaaagtacttatgtacttttaaatacatacatatagatacattaacaacgagactcaaaacagatactcgtgctcattacattaatatttgtcccgagtgagattcgaacccaccatacGTTACATACCGTTTTCAGCGTCATATCGCCTCGctattattagttttacagGTTTACAGTCTCGCACGAATACGCCTgattatttgttagttatttttcaTCGCCACAGTTGCTCTCAATTGGACGACAAACACACCcgtttaaaaagaaattaaaatagttatttataagatatgtatttgaagttatttgtatttttattttgtattgttagtGTACAATGTagtgttttaaaaacagttgatcATAGTCTCACTTTTAGTAAGTCAAAGTTAAAATGTGAGAGTGAGGATTGTGTGAGGGAGACAAAAAATAAGTTGGATGAAAAGGAAGGTGGGATAGAAATGTTTTCgggtaggttttttttttaaatgttagttttttttattaccgaggggactggaagtctacGGGAGAGGcatttgctcagcagtgggacaaagaaaaaggctagataaaaaaactgctttttttatttaagagtgAGTTTGTGGGTGTTGATTGATACAATTCTAAGGTTTagtgaatttttgttttaaccGTCTTAAGAATAAGGGGGGGTTCTCAATTGGaaagagtttttttgtgtaatttatgGTTTAGTTATCAACCTAGTGTCTagaaaaaccttatttttaaaaacttcagTGTTCAAGCTAgattctaaatattaattaatatttttttaattaccctAAGGGCTTTGACGTGGAGTCGCTCAATTTAAATAGACAATTAACGTTTAGTTATTATgataggagacccttgccagcagtgggacatttatgggttaaatttatttttcaaaacattttttatatattttcagagCAGGCTAAAGAAGACTTGTCGTTAGGCAGGTCCTTACAAACAATGCTGTCCTCTGTCAGCAAAGAGATCACTGAGTTATTTGGAAGAAGAGTACCCAGGTAACTTTCGTATAATTTTATCCCCCTTCTTAATTCCCAAAAATCTTCTCTAACCCCcaatttctgaggtacatttaacggtagtttatctattcaatagcgtcaaaactcataccaaaaaaaagcgctattgaatagataaactaccgctaaatatactcagaaaccggaggttagcaCTTCTCTACATTaactaaggaatcttcatagcaaatttcTAGTTTCTACGCTTAGTAattttggctgtgcgttgtccaccAGTGACTCAGTAACGGGAGAGTTTGACAaacgacttttacaaacatacaaacaacggacacaaagtacaaccagacctataggtggattgcacaaataattgttccgtgtgggaatcgaaccaatggaaccgtggcgaccttaactactgcgccatggaggctgTCGAATTTTACTTGAATGTTAGAAACTATTATCTCAGTTAATGAGAGAATTACCACTTACTCTCAAAGTTAACGATTTGGAAAACATCGTGGTGTATTATTCAATCATAAATACATAGAATCACGCGATTTCTTTGTAATACGTCGTTAAAATAACATCACGTAAATACAaaagccagttgcgttcaccggtcggtaaacgatctgtgggttaagcaacccttggcgcggtcattccatagatgggtgaccgcatagtggtatatgagctgagcgtctccgtgcttcggagggcacgtaaaaagtcggtcccggctgctgtctactaagataacagtcgttaagccatgtcaaaggcctctctggcggcttgaacaactttgacactaggttggccactaaccatacaaacaacaacaatacaaaaactgcatgtttggcgcagtggtttaagcggtcacctcgccgcaacaaccatagcgccgcgtgtggtgggttcgaaacccacccgggacaaatctttgtgtgatgagcacgagtatttgttctgagcctggttgtcaatttatctatataagtatgtatttagaagtatataagtatgtttatcagtttaaGGGCCAGAGATCGCATAATTATTTCAAGCTTCATAATTAAATTTGTCTTTCCTTTCCACAGAGCAAAAACTATACAGAACtctaaaactaaacaaacaaagaaaacaaataaaaaggaTACAAATGATTCGAACAAGCAAATTATTGCAATTTCTCACGCAGATGAAGATAAGTATGGAAAAGAAGGCAAATATGATGATGACGATTATGGTAAGGTggttttaacacatttttgatGACTCTTGTCttattgctgggcaagggtttcctcccgtaatgagggaggggttaggctttgagtccattacgctggccaattgcgggtttgggattttgcatgccctcaagaactGTATTAAACCatttttagacatgcaaggttgcatcacgatgttttccttcaccgttggagcatgagataattatttctaatacacacataacttcgaaaagtcattggtgtgttgcctcgggttcaaacctgcgaccacttgcgtgggaggtgtcaacttataccacggtatttatgtatgtgttataaaatatgttttgtacttATTTCAGATTCTTCACACACAAGTTCAGAAATGCAGTTAATGTCGCTGATGTCTTTCCTCGTCGGTAAGATGGGTGTAGCCATGATGGTGTTTGACTATAACTTAAGGGTAAGCAGAAACGTCCCTTAAATAAAAAGCGACTTTGCCACCGTGACTTGTGTCctagtaaaataaataggtactttagAAAATCacttgtggaggaacgaggtgatcatgttcctccaacacaaagggaggatcctccgaccaggcgaggtgatcatgcctagtggccctaggctgcccgactgttgtagtcgggaacttgtataaatagtcagttgcagtgcaaacttcgatagcgcgattcaggacttgtgacgtcagttacACTGCGCGTGGTGATTGGTTGTGctctggtcccagtagatgtcgctgcatgtagcgatccgctacacACTTAAAGACATTTCATTTCATCAAGATATTTCAAATACTGTAgatcgattctctaccactatcgacttccgacaaccagttataaataaataaataaatattgttggataactcacacacggtcatttggttccaaactaagcagagcttgtactatggtaaccaaataactgataaacatacttatatacttctaaatacatacatacaaatactcgtgctcatcatacaaagatttatcccgggtgagattcgaacccaccacaagcggcgctacggttattgcggcaaggtgaccactttaaccactacgccaTAATTCATGCTATCGTGAAATTTTACATGAACATCGGTTAGGCGTATAGGCTATCCGACAGATAAAGAATTCTTAATTCgcgaccagcagttcctgagattagcacgttcaaacaaacaaacgaacaaactaactcttcagctttataatattagtaagtatagattaatatggATACACACATCACTTAGAAAAGTCATTAGGTTATACCCTCGTCCCATTACGTGAAAGGCGAATATTAATAACGATCGTTTATTCGTTTCAGATGAAACAGTTCTGGATGGCCGTAATGATGGCAGGGATGAGCTTCTATCAGATGTTGATGGCCATGAGAGGACCGCAGCCTCCGATGACCACAGACCCACCCCAGATTGTAAGTAAATGCTAAGGCCTGGCTTTACGGCTAATAAGTAAGTG is a genomic window of Anticarsia gemmatalis isolate Benzon Research Colony breed Stoneville strain chromosome 27, ilAntGemm2 primary, whole genome shotgun sequence containing:
- the LOC142984634 gene encoding uncharacterized protein LOC142984634 isoform X2; translation: MYLKLFVFLFCIVSVQCSVLKTVDHSLTFSKSKLKCESEDCVRETKNKLDEKEEQAKEDLSLGRSLQTMLSSVSKEITELFGRRVPRAKTIQNSKTKQTKKTNKKDTNDSNKQIIAISHADEDKYGKEGKYDDDDYDSSHTSSEMQLMSLMSFLVGKMGVAMMVFDYNLRMKQFWMAVMMAGMSFYQMLMAMRGPQPPMTTDPPQIMIMRRKPPKYMDEDYI
- the LOC142984634 gene encoding uncharacterized protein LOC142984634 isoform X1, with product MYLKLFVFLFCIVSVQCSVLKTVDHSLTFSKSKLKCESEDCVRETKNKLDEKEGGIEMFSEQAKEDLSLGRSLQTMLSSVSKEITELFGRRVPRAKTIQNSKTKQTKKTNKKDTNDSNKQIIAISHADEDKYGKEGKYDDDDYDSSHTSSEMQLMSLMSFLVGKMGVAMMVFDYNLRMKQFWMAVMMAGMSFYQMLMAMRGPQPPMTTDPPQIMIMRRKPPKYMDEDYI
- the LOC142984634 gene encoding uncharacterized protein LOC142984634 isoform X3, translating into MLSSVSKEITELFGRRVPRAKTIQNSKTKQTKKTNKKDTNDSNKQIIAISHADEDKYGKEGKYDDDDYDSSHTSSEMQLMSLMSFLVGKMGVAMMVFDYNLRMKQFWMAVMMAGMSFYQMLMAMRGPQPPMTTDPPQIMIMRRKPPKYMDEDYI